The region GGGGTCTTGTAACAGTATACATAgctttgcaaaagagaacacaacCCATAATGTCTCTTACACAGAAAGACATTTTCATGTCACATTCCAGTGTTCACCAAGATCCTGAGATGTACACCCCCCAAAATAAGACATGACCTGTTACATATGTAattataaaagaagaaaaacacagATGAAAAATTTACAATGCTGATTACAATCCAATAACactgaaatgtttttttcaaaCCTTGTAACAAAACCTAAACTGAATACAATAATACTGAAAGAGTCAGTCTGAAGCACACTTGGTAGGAAGGAGGCCCCAATTAATCAGTCATTCCTATACAAACAGTTCCATAATTTCCTCAAAGAGAGAGCAGCTGGGATAGATCATAAGCCGCTCTTCCAGACAAAAAGGGAATCTCCCACTCTTACTATAAGAGTGTGGCTTGAACCGCTTTGCACTTTTCATCTGGAAGAACTTGAAAGGCACGCTCTGCCTTTTTAGGACAGGCAGCACAAATTCTCTGCTCTTCCACTAATTCAGTCTGTATGTCATTAGTCCTGCTAAATAAAAGAAGAACGAGCCCTCGCTGGTCTCTCCTTATACTTTTCTTTGGAGGGAGGAATTGACTTTGTTTATACTTACATCAATTAAGATTCCCAGTTGCAGGGGTTCTGCTAGGATTCTTCAAGCAAATACTAGACTGTAATCGTCCTTTGCACAGTTTGTTTGACctatgtattctataatgttatgactttttaattttaatttcattCATTTTAAAACTTAGGAAACCCAGTTCAGATGACATTCAGCAATCAGTTTCAATAAAGAGCGCTCAAATGGAATACTCCCTAGAAGGTTCCCTCTGGTTTTCAGATGTTATCAAGCACATTATGAAAAACAGTAGAGACTGTGCAGAGGGCTCCATTACATGTTTTCTTAACTCAAGACTTCTCGTGTAACACACAATACCTCCATATTCTGAATCTTATAGAAGCTTAGAACTTTATACCCAATTCCCTAAATGCAAATTCGCTTGTTTTCTcttaaataaaactttaaaaaatatatatattaatggTAAAGCTTGTGGATTCTGACAGCCTGGGCATGGACAATCCTGTACATGCTGGCATTTTGTTGTttagcatgggataagcatgctAACATTAGGATCACTGGtcagtggagggaaggggggtgtgGGATGAAGAACATCACCCACAATTTAATAATTATATTTGCTCATTTTCAGAACCTCCAATCTTGGAAACTGCACAGCCAAATGTGTTGAAAACATGAACTGGAATACATGACCTGTCCTGCTGTCAGAGTCCAAAGGGCAGGAATTGACTTGTCCACCACAAAGATTTCATTCTTTCTTCCTCATGGTGCTTCAGCAGAAAGTGAGTTAGTTTTTTAGGTACAGCTGCAGCCCTCTTTCATTTCTCTTAATCTATTTTGTCATGATTTTCCTTCAGGTTCATATGATTTGTGCCCTGATCCTCTGCCTCTGAGCTGAAGAAATTAAACAGCGAATCGTCAGAGTGCTCAACAGGtctgcagcttccagcagcagtcaGACTGTCAGCCAAGATGGTCCGAGGGTCCCTGAAGAACACTACCATGACAGTAATGTTGTCACTTGATCCTCCCTCTTTGGCTGCAGTGACCAGACTCTCTGCAGTCTTGGTGCCATCTCCGCCATTCTCCCTTAAGTGCTCCAGAACCAGTTCTACCACCATCCATGTTTTCACAGAGTCAAAGAAACCATCACAGGCCAAGACCAGATAGTCCTCACAACCCATCAGCTGAAAGGAGGCCCCATCAGCCACACCCGAAATGTAGGGCTTCTGATCAATGTCACCTTATGCAGGAGACAGAAAGAGATGCAAGAGGAAGACAGTGGTTTTTCTATTTTAACTGTCCGATATGAAATCAGTTTCACTACATTAGTCTGACTGTACTATGGGAGGTTCTGCTTGTGTTAttttggctttttaaaaattgtttaataTAAAATTAATTTGACTTATGTTATACATTGAAGTTAATTTCTGtttgaataccccccccccccccccatttaccaagccgtgcgctaatgctgacacagcccagtcactgtgaatgggctgtgttggcactacCACACAGCTTAATAGAAGGGGAGGGGTAACAAAATACAGTAATTTGTGCATTGCTTTAAGGAGGGAACAATAAATGAAAGGAAATAACCAGTCCTTTTTATTAAGGGTGAAGAAGAAACTGTGCTGGCATGTTCTATAAGATCTGATTATTTGCCTTCATTTATCTAGATATAAATTAATCGTATATAGTAATCAAACAACAGCCAACCCCAGGCCATAAAAAGCTCACACCTCTACCCTAAGGGGCTGCCATTAGAAAAACTTAAACATGAGAAATGGGAGAgtgtaaaataaatacatatattggGATTTCTACTCCAGCCAACAGCTGGATGCCTTATTTTGAAACTGGAACTACAAGTACCAACATGCCATGCACCAAAGACAAGAACTATATGAAAATCCTACTCCAAGTTCATTCATCTTTGGTGAGGGATAACTTACCAATGGCTCTGGAGACAGCTAGCGTTCCATTCACTCGCCAGCACCCCATGTGTGTTATGCAGCCACCAAGTGCTTCAATCCTCTGTCTTTCATCCTACAACATATCAGCATGCTGTTAAACCTGAATTCCACTTTTCAAAGACAGATCTAGTGATCCCCCACTAATGCAGCCACTGCTGGCATCAATTGGAGCCAATACCACATGATCCCACCACTTGTCAACCTGCCTCAAACTCTTCCAAATACGACTACTAGAGTattacccacccccccccccctcgcccacCTTCTCCTTAGGCAGGGCAGGGAAGTATCTGGTATGAAGAACTATTAGGAGATCATTTTATAAATAGTAGAACTATAAAAAATTTGAACACacatacctattttataaagtgttTGAGACTTTATAAACAGGCTTCCAGAAAACCCACCAGTGGCACACAAGGCAGGTGCAGTTATGCAGGTACAACATAGAACTAAACAAATGGCTATACTGTCCACACTATATCACCACGATACCCACAAGTGAACTACTAAAGTACAGACAGTAGAAATATCAAActaccgactcacctgcaaatgcacagtagagtcggaatgctgagagtgtagaagtccaagccccgcctccaccagcagtacagcccaatagggaggagggcttggacatggccgtggaaatcggaggagggaacagggagggaaggagggggcggaactgagggaaacagacgctggggggagggcatgggagagagcagggttggtggacggaggccataggaaaacaaaaaactagcccgttgttacgggcttaacggctagtacttaAATAACGGGAGGAgaaaaagataagtacataagtaatgccacactgggaaaagaccaagggtccatcgagcccagcatcctgtccacgacagcggccaatccaggccaagggcacctggcaagcttcccaaacgtacattctatacatgttattcctggaattgtggatttttcccaagtccgtctagtagtggtttatggacttgttctttaggaaaccgtctaacccctttttaaactctgctaagccaaccgccttcaccacattctccggcaacgaattccagagtttaattacgcgttgggtgaagaaacattttctccgatttgttttaaatttactacactgtagtttcatcgcatgccccctagtcctagtatttttggaaagcgtgaacagacgcttcacatccacccgttccactccactcatctctctatataaaaggcaaccccaacgttctgaagcctccacggaagttgaggcgcccgagatatccggtgtgccctggagtgtctgcaccgccctcgcgtcaaaacgtcatgatgtcgagggcggagctatgacactcgagggccgaaacggaaacgccacagcgaacaaggcaagtagcttggagggacggagggagggggccccttgctagcgcccgtttcattccgctcagaaacgggcattttttcctagttattttatatacctctatcatgtctcccctcagccgtctcttctccaagctgtatagccctagcctccttagtctttcttcatagggaagtcgtcccatccctgctatcattttagtcgccctttgctgcaccttttccaattctactatatcttttttgagatgcagcgaccagaattgaacacaatactcaaggtgcagtcgcaccatggagcgatacaacggcattataacatcctcacacctgttttccacacctttcctaataatatccaacattctattcgctttcctagccgcagcagcacactgagcagaaggtttcagtatattatcgacgacgacacccagatccctttcttggtccgtaactcctaacgtggaaacttgcatgacgtggctataattcgggttcttttttcccacatgcatcaccttgcacttgctcactttaaacgtcatctgccatttagccgcccagtctcccagtctcgtaaggtccttctgtaatttttcacaatcctgtcgcgagttaacgactttgaataacttcgtgtcatcaacaaatttaattacctcgctagttactcccatctctaaatcatttataaatatattaaaaagcagcggtcctagcaaagaccccgaggaaccccactaactacccttctccattgtgaatactgcccatttaaccccactctcttgtttcctatccttcaaccagtttttaatccacaataggtcatttcctcctatcccatgatcctccagtttcctctgtagcctttcatgagaccttttgaaaatccagatacaagatatcaaccggctcccctttgagACAATAAGAATCCTTTGCGacgtctgaggtctttttctcctcccATTATTTAAGTATATTTCTACTGTCTGTAGttcaatctatataaataattctcacctccaacattctgaagctcactctgtggcagggaaacactgaagccctgcactacCACTCACTGTTACTCATGccccactcactctcactcatagacccgccctcagccacgccccttccgcacataattcgcaaccccaacgttctaatgaagcctccacaagtcccaatgttctaatgcatggtggtgaaaccagaaTTTGCCCATGAAAtgttgccccgccctcgcgtccaaCATGATGATGTCGAGGGTGAAGCAAATACAATCAACAAATCGCGATGCCCAAAACGTCACGTCACAAACAACGCGAATGCGAAAAACCTGCAGCACCCGGAGTTCTTACATTGGCCCGCCCCCGCGTCACAAAACAAAAGTTACACTACGCAGAAATCGAACATGCAAGCCAGCCTGAACGGGACAATGAGGGAGACTGCGAGCAAGCCTCAACGACAGAGGTAGGGACGGAGGCAGGCAGCGTGCactatggagggagggaggcaggcaggcagcttcaacgtggcagagggaggcagggagccgggaaccttgctagtgcccgtttcactGCTCtcaaacgggccttctttactagtactTCAATAATGGGTATTGTGGTACATCATAGAGCTCCACCCCCAGGAACAGATCACAAAGAATATGTATTTACCTATGCAATTTTATAATGCCCATGTTCCTTCTGCAAACTGCTATTACTCCCCTAATGACTAGGCCAGTGGAttgcaaacctggtcctggaggcacctcaaccattcaggttttcatgatatccacaatgaatattcatgagagtgatCTGAATACCaaggcagtgcaagcaaatctctctcatgaatattcactgtggataccctgaaaacctgaaaggctggggtgcctccaggaccaggtttgggaaccactggactaggcTAACATAAGCAAATGTCCCCTTTCTCCAAGGTGCTTACCGCTTACTTACCAAGAGGATAATACTGCTCAGTGCCTGACacaggcacctaaatttaagtgatATTTTAGCTGAACTTGAGTTTTAGGCTCCAAAACTTAGATCTATaattttaggcctgccattcagtTGCCCACATTTGGACATCTAGTGTTACTTCCCCTGTCCTTACCCCACTAATTTTTTAAACACCTAAAAGGGTTTTATGTTGTATTGTTTGCTTTGCTTCTTGGTcatgaataaaaaaatatttttcctaaaCACCTGAACATAGGTGCTCGGTGGGGGAAATGTTATGTTCAGGAAGATCTAGCTGTGTGATTTCTTCAGTTAGGCACCTCAATATTTTAAATAATTGACCTCTAATTGAAGTGACTGCTATCATTTTCTGAGCAAGAACTGAATTAATGCATATTATAAATAGCTACACGTAATACTTTTATTTGTTGAAGCTTTTGGACAATGAGGTTGTTGACAGGTGTGATGTTGGGGCTGGAGGCAGCGGAAAGGGCTTTGGAAGAACTAAGGGTTTTGTGGTATTCCTGTCTTATTTTATGCTATTGTTTGTTACTTGTACCTtgccaaaggaaaaatattcttgGATTGGCAGGTAATAAGTTTTCATAAACAAATATTGGGAGGGGGATGAACAAAAGTGTAAACTATCTTAAAAACAACCAGCTAATAGCAGAATTCTGATCCGCAGCCACAAACAGGGCTGGGCTCTGCCAATACTCAGTGTCTCTGTAAAGTACAGGCAGCTCATCTGCTCTACAGTAACTTACTCCCCTACCTTTCGATCCGGCTTGTGGGGGTCCATCAGCATCAGGGCTTTACTCTGCCGCACCAGCACAATCTGGGAATCTCCCAGCCAGGCCACATGTAGCCGATTCCCCACAATTAGAGCTGAGACACCAGTAGTACCACTGCGCAGCCTCTATAGAGAGGAAGGACAGCATGAGTAGATCAGTATTCACTCTTCATGGGGACAAGAACATGTAAGAGTACAATGGACACATCCTCTGAGAGGCTGCGTTCCATAGGAAGCACTGTGGATATATCCTTTGAGGACCACACCTTGATGTGAGCCTAAGATGCATGCTAAGAAGATACATACTGACATAAGAAATATAATCAAAATGCTGTTCTTTGAGCCTTTAGTCCCTGGGGTTGTAATTCAAAAACTCTTAGTAGAAGCCCAGGGAAGGAATGTTGGCTCTGGCTGCACAAGACAACTTTTCAACAACTTTAACTAAAAAATAGATTTCAAGGTGGTCTAGAGCTATAGTTGGCCATGCATGATGCAGAATGGATTATTTGGGCCAAAACAATCCAAACTACTACTGTACTGGATAAAACTGAGGCCCAGGGAGGCTACGCCATTTATAAGACCACACAGTAAAGTCAATAATACAGCACGGAGCAAAGCTCCTCTGTTCACCAGAACTCACCTTTCTTTCAAGTAATTAACTTAGTCAGGTCCCGTGCGCCTCTGTACGCCCACTCCCCAGCCACCTCACTCTCAAATCATTCCACTggccaatatgcccccttgcctCTCCCCCAAGTCATTGCTCTAGCctgtgtgccccctcacctctctCTTAGCTCTTTTCAGGAACATGTTATCAGTGCGCTGGAATGAGTCCCTCAGTGCTTCTGCTGGGTTTGCCATTAGCTTTTCATGCAGGCCGACATTTATGTGAAGATGCGTTGCTGCATAGTTGGTAGCATCCAGCCCACCATGGCCATCAAATACTGCAAAGTATGCCCGATCAAGCCCATCCTTTACAAAGAAACACACAAAGACACTCATAATGTACTATTTGTATACACAACAGCTCCCAAAGGGCACTGCAAACATTCTCTGTCTCAATATCACTTGTGTGAACACATGCACACACGAAATAGCAGTGGTAGACACTTACTGTGACACATGATTTACTCTATACATTGCTAGAATTGGGCCCCAAGCAGCAGGAATGTGCATTTACATTTTGGTCACTTGTCTCATTTTAATGTGTGCCAATTAATATAGCATACACTATTTGAGCTAGTGCAtgctaaaacaaaaatagaaaaacaaaataaaaactatatatatatatatatatatatatatatatatatatatatatatatatatatagcgaatgctacatacctgtagaaggtattctccgaggacagcaggctgattgttctgacgggtgacgtccacggcagcccctccaatcggaacactttactagcaaaggcctttgctagtcctcgcgcgccgatgcgcatgcgcggccgtcttcccgcccgaaccggctcgtgttcgtcagtcctatacgtagcaagacaaagacaagggaagacacaactccaaaggggaggcgggcgggtttgtgagaacaatcagcctgctgtcctcggagaataccttctacaggtatgtagcattcgctttctccgaggacaagcaggctgcttgttctcactgatggggtatccctagcccccaggctcactcaaaacaacaaacatggtcaattgggcctcgcaacggcgaagacataactgagattgacctaacaattatccaactaactgagagtgtagcctggaacagaataaacatgggcctaggggggtgaagttggattctaaaccccgaacagattctgaagcactgactgcccgaaccgactgtcgcgtcgggtaccctgctgcaggcagtaatgagatgtgaatgtgtggacagatgaccacgtcgcagctttgcaaatctcttcaataatggctgacttcaagtgggctaccgacgctgccctggctctaacattatgagccgtgacatgaccctcaagagccagcccagcctgggcgaaagtgaaggaaatgcaatctgctagccaattggatatggtgcatttccccacagccactcccctcctgttgggatcaaaagaaacaattgggcggactgtctgttgggctgtgtccgctccagatagaaggccaatgctcttttgcagtccaatgtgtgcagctgacgttcagcagggcaggaattaggacggggaaagaatgttggcaagacaattgactggttcggatggaactccgacacaacctttggcaagaacttagggtgagtgtggaggactactctgttatgatgaaatttggtgtaaggggcctgggctaccagggcctgaagctcactgactctacgagctgaagtaactgccaccaagaaaatgaccttccaggtcaagtacttcagatggcaggagttcagtggctcaaaaggaggtttcatcagctgggtgagaacgacattgagatcccatgacactgtaggaggcttgacagggggctttgacaaaagcaaacctctcatgaagcgaacaactaaaggctgtcctgagatcggcttaccttccgagaatccagcagagctcctatgaattcgagattctgcactgggagaagatgggactttgggtaatttatcacaaaccccagtagctccaggaggcgaatagtcatctgcatggactgcagggctcctgcctcagatgtgttcttcaccagccaataagtacataagtacataagtaatgccatactgggaaaagaccaagggtccatcgagcccagcatcctgtccacgacagcggccaatccaggccaagggcacctgacaagcttcccaaacgtacaaacattctatacatgttattcctggaattttggatttttccaagtctgtttagtagcggtttatggacttgtcctttaggaaatcgtcgagatatgggaacacgtgcacccccagcctgcgaagtgctgccgctactacagccaagcactttgtgaacactctgggcgcagaggcgagcccaaagggtagcacacagtactggaagtgacgtgtgcccagctgaaatcgcagatactgtctgtgagctggcagtatcgggatgtgcgtgtaggcatccttcaagtccagagagcatagccaatcgttttcctgaatcatggggagaagggtgcccagggaaagcatcctgaacttttctttgaccagatatttgttcagggcccttaggtctaggatgggacgcatcccccctgttttcttttccacaaggaagtacctggaatagaatcccagcccttcctgcccggatggcacgggctcgaccgcattggcgctgagaagggcggagagttcctctgcaagtacctgcttgtgttggaagctgtaagactgagctcccggtggacaatttggaggtttggaggccaaattgagggtgtatccttgccggactatttgaagaacccactgatcggaggttatgagaggccacctttggtgaaaaactttcaacctccctccgaccggcaggttgcccggcactgacacttggatgtcggctatgctctgctggagccagtcaaaagctcgtcccttgcttttgctggggagccgaggggccttgctgaggcgcacgctgttgacgagagcgagcgcgctggggcttagcctggaccgcaggctgttgagaaggaggattgtacctacgcttaccagaagagtagggaacagtcttccttccccccaaaaaacgtctacctgtagaggtagaagctgaaggctgccggcgggagaacttgtcgaaagcggtattccgctggtggagctgctctaccacctgttcgaccttctctccaaaaatattatccgcacggcaaggcgagtccgcaatctgctgctggatcctattctccaggtcggaggcacgcagccatgagagtctgcacatcaccacaccttgagcagcggccctggacgcaacatcaaaggtgtcatacacccctctggccaggaattttctgcacgccttcagctgcctgaccacctcctgaaatggcttagcttgctcaggagggagcttgtccaccaagcccgccaactgccgcacattgttccgcatgtgtatgctcgtgtggagctggtaagactggattttggccacgagcatagaatggtaggccttcctcccaaaggagtccaaggttctagagtctttgcccgggggcgccaaagcatgctctctagaactcttagccttctttagggccaaatccacaactccagagtcgtgaggcaactgagtgcacatcagctctgggtccccatggatctggtactgggactcgatcttcttgggaatgtggggattacttaaaggcttggtccagttcgccagcaatgtcttttttaggacatgatgcatgggtactgtggacgcttccttaggtggagaaggatagtccaggagctcaaacatttcagccctgggctcgtcctccacaaccaccgggaaggggatggccgtagacatctccc is a window of Microcaecilia unicolor chromosome 11, aMicUni1.1, whole genome shotgun sequence DNA encoding:
- the PPM1F gene encoding protein phosphatase 1F — encoded protein: MASVSRQKNGCMTEEADGVLHFLDSFLQDFPAPLSPEDPLPQKPQNSILNQDEVLGEMSELAVRLLRDRNASPLLAAALAYASVERLLQADLSDFIKKQNSQEKQEEDETTLLDAAALQRSWWNKLWEVCGAWQKQLPLLNPLKCYLLVSIHAIRNTRRKMEDRHVSLPEFNQFFGLKDGLDRAYFAVFDGHGGLDATNYAATHLHINVGLHEKLMANPAEALRDSFQRTDNMFLKRAKRERLRSGTTGVSALIVGNRLHVAWLGDSQIVLVRQSKALMLMDPHKPDRKDERQRIEALGGCITHMGCWRVNGTLAVSRAIGDIDQKPYISGVADGASFQLMGCEDYLVLACDGFFDSVKTWMVVELVLEHLRENGGDGTKTAESLVTAAKEGGSSDNITVMVVFFRDPRTILADSLTAAGSCRPVEHSDDSLFNFFSSEAEDQGTNHMNLKENHDKID